AAAAAGACGGATATAGATATTGCTGTCGTTCAAAACGAAAGCAAGCTCTCCCCAATGAGGGCCTTGAGTTGTCGGCCAGTAAAATACGCGCGTTGTGCACGTTTGACCCGGCATCAAAACTTCAGGGCAATTTGAAGTCGCATCGTAAGCGAATCCGCGAATTACAATACGACGGATCACTGTCGCATCAGGACCGTTTGCCGTTAATGTGAAATCAGCAAAAGCGCGCGAGTTTTGGAAAATAGATCCAAAGCTGTAGTTGTAATATTGATCTTGTGCTTGAGTTTGCAATGCAAATGTTTGCACCTCACCTGCCGCCAAAGACACGATGGGAGCCAAAAGCAAAGACATCATAACGATGAGCTTTTTCATAAAAGTCCTCCTATATCTAAAGTCTGGAAGAGGACTTTTGCGTGAGCAACTAAAATATCTTTGTCGAAAACAAAAAGAGAGCCAAAAGGCTCTCTTTAATGCTCTGTAGCCAGAAAAAAGAAGCAGGCACCTTTTAGTGTTCGAAGCGTTTGTCGGGGATGAACCAGAGACAGGCCACGGCGATGTAGAGCGCGTATGAAACCCAGTGCATCCAAAATGAGAGAGCAATGGCAATAGCGTAAATGACGACGGAGATTTTTCCTTTGAAGTCTGTTCCCAGTGCTTTGGCAAATTCCGTGTTTTTCCCCGTGCTAAGTAAAGCTCGAGTCAAAATATAATAGGCAATTCCCGCAAAGAACAAAACAGCGCCATACATTGCCACCGGCCAATTTTTTTGGGGATGCTCACCCATCCAAGCTGTGACCACAGGAATCAGCGACAACCAGAAGAGCAAATGCAAATTAGCCCACAACACTTTTCCATTCACGTGTTGAATTGAATGAAACATGTTGTGATGATTGTTCCAATAAATACCGACGTAAATAAAACTTAAGACATAACTGCAAAAGACCGGAACCAGTGGGCGAAGAGCCTCCAGAGATCCCTCATGCGGAACCTTTAACTCCAACACCATAATGGTGATAATGATTGCTAAAACTCCGTCGCTAAATGCTTCAAGTCTTCCCTTGGTCATCAAGTCTCCTGTTATTTTCCCTTACATTGAACGACAGCTAACTGGTCGATAAATTCTTTAAACTGCGGGATTGGAACATAGTCGTAATGACTCAATATGAAGCCAACCACGAGCAACACCATCACAATGACCGCAAACACCTTAACAAGTAAAGTGGCTTTCTGTTTTTGAGTATCAGAAACGTCCAACATCTTTTTTCGTGTGTCCCATGCCAACATCAAAAGACCGGGAAAGAAGAAATAATAAAAACTGATATGAGTGAGTTCCGCGCAAAAAAGCAATTTTGTCGCAAGCGCGGCCGCGTACGTTAAAAAGAATGAAGCCGCAGAAAAAATAGCTCCCCACGTTTTCTTCGTTAATCCCAGATATCTTTTGTTGTTACCAGCCACGATGTTCCTCTCTATAAAGTCTGAAAGAGGACACTAAGGTGAGCAAACTAAAAAATATTTGTCGCAGCGTAGTGCAAAAAAGAAGCAGGCACTTTTTAAAAAGAAAAACCCCGGCCGAAGCCAGGGTTTTAATGCAGTATTGCCAGAAAAACTGCGGTGGGCCCTCCTGTGGAGGGTGCCGCAGAGGCACCTAGATGCCGGCTTTGTTTCTTTCTTCGTCGTCGACGTGAGTTTGGATGCCGCCTTTTAGGTTTGGACGGTATGCCAAGTAGTTGATGTCGTAGATGAAGTTAGCACCGTTCACAGCAGGTGTTTGCCATTCAGGTCCCAAGCGGATTGCGTCTACTGGGCAGGCTTCTTCGCAGAAACCGCAGAATACGCAGCGAAGGATATCGATCTCGTAGCTGATCGGATATTTTTCAACGCTTGGATCATTATGTTCTGCCGCTGTGATTTTGATACATTCTGCCGGGCAGTTTGTCGCGCACAACATACAAGCTGTGCAACGAAGAGAACCGTCTTTTTTAACAGTCAGAACGTGATTTCCTTTGAAGCGAGGAGAGTATTCATACTTCTCCTCTGGGTAGTTCAAAGTCATCATCTTCTTTTGATTAAAGAGGTTCTTCAGCAAGTGCTTCATTGTGATCGAAAGACCACCCAGCACCCCTGGCAAATACCACTTCGACTTTTCGGAGTTGTTTTGCATTACGCTCATAGGCTACCTCTTCTAAATACAAATTCATTCTTCTTACGAGCTTCCAATTCAACTTGGTCCGCACGCTGATTTGTCGGCATGAACGGTTGCGCTGTTGTTGGAATCGCCAAGTTTTTACCTGCAAGCAACAATGCTGCTTCTGTCAACGTCAACGCCTCAGAAACCACTGTTGTTACCTTCTTGAATTTTTGTTCAAGACCCGCTTGGTTGATGAAAGTTCCGTCTTTTTCAACGAAAGTTTTTGTTGGGATCAACCATACGTTGCCAGCCAAAGCCATCAACGCATCGTTTTTACCCGCTTGCAACCAGATCAAGTTGTGAGCTTTAGAAAGCTCTTTCACGCGCTCTGCGAAGTCAGGGAAAACCACTTGGTTTTCTGGGCCCGCAACAACAACAGTCTTGATAGAACCACTTGCGATACCTTGAGACAAATCCGCCCAAGTCGCTGTGATTCCGTGCTTCTCAAGAACTTTCAACAAGCCTTTCGTATTCGGGTTTTTATCTCCGCGAAGAAGAAGACCGTCGAAGCTGTCGAAAGTTTCTTTGTTGTTGATCCAGAAGAATACTTTTTTAGTTTTAAATTCATTTACGAATGTAGAAACAATCGCGTCGAATTCTTCAACTGTGTATTGCGCCGTCAAAACCAAAGCCAATGAATCACCTGAAGTGTTTTTCAAAACTTCAGAAGCATTTTTCGCCGCCGCCCCTGCTGTCATTTCTGTCCAGCCGGAAGCATTGCGAACTTGCGCTTTCAACAGGCGGTGTTCACGGTTCACAAACTTATAGATGTCACGACCTTCATCGCACATCCAGTAACCGTTTACTTTTTCGTTGTATACAGGCTTCACACGGAAGAAACCTTCCTTGTTGTAGTATACTTTCACGTTGCAACCCGTAGAGCAGCCGTTACAAATAGTTTCAGCATCTTTGAGATACCAAACGCGCTGACGGAAACGGAAGTCTTTGGAAGTCAAAGCACCTACTGGGCAGATATCCACGGTGTTCAGTGAATATTTGTTATCCAAAGGCATGCCGTCGTGCGTACCGATTTCAGTACGGTCACCACGGTTGAAAAGACCTAGTTCATTAGTTTTAGAAACTTCCTCTGTGAAACGAACACAGCGAGAGCACAAAATACATCTTTCAGAATCCAAAACCACTGTAGGTCCTAGATCGACAACTTTGTGTTTCTTTTGTTTGTGTTCAGCCATTTCTGGATCGTACTTACCGTACTCCATGTATTGGTCTTGAAGACCACACTCACCGGCTTGGTCACAGATAGGGCAATCCAAAGGATGGTTGATCAAATGGAAATCAAGTCCCCACTTCACAGCATCGCGAACTTTCTCGGATGTGTTGTTGATCTTCATACCTTCAGTAACCATCGTGTTACATGCGATTTGAACGCGTGGATTTCCTTCGATCTCCACCATGCAAAGACGGCATACGCCGGCCACTGACAATCCTGGATGCCAGCAATAGTGAGCGATACGATCGCCAGACTGTTGCATGGCTTCGATGATCGACGTGCCTTCTTTTACTTCGACTTCTTTGCCATTAATGGTGCATTTCGGCATATGTCGTTCCTTTTACTTTCGAGCGTCCTTCACGAACGTAGAATTCAAATTCATCTCTAAATTTAGTTACAAAGCTCAATACAGGTAAAGCAGCAGCGTCTGAAAGAGCGCAGATTGTTTTACCTTTCATGTTGTCAGCGACTTTGATCAACAAATCGATATCTTGAAGACGGCCACGGCCTTCCAAGATCGAGTGAAGAATCTTATCAAGCCATCCTGTACCTTCACGGCAAGGAGTGCACTGACCGCAAGATTCGTGAGCGTAGAAGTGAGTCAAAACTCCCAACATATCAACCATACATTGAGAATCATCCATCACGATCACCGCGCCTGAACCCAACATTGTGCCAAGTCCCGCCAATGATTCGTAATCCAGATTGGCTTTCGCCACTTCTTCCGCTGTCAAGACAGGAGCTGAAGAGCCACCAGGAATGATCGCTTTCAAACGGCGACCTGGTTTCATGCCTCCGCACTCTTTCATGATCAAATCCATCAAAGGATAACCGAGTGGAACTTCGTAGTTACCAGGCTTCATCACGTTACCAGAAACAGAGAACAATTTTGTTCCCGCAGATTTCTCAGTGCCGTGTTTGCGGTAAGTCTGTGCGCCATCTTTAATGATGTAAGTCACAGCCGCCAAAGTTTCCACGTTGTTTACGATTGTTGGTTTACGCAAGTAACCTTGAACCGCTGGGAATGGGGGCTTCAATTTTGGTTGGCCTTTCAAGCCTTCCAAAGAAGAAATCATTCCAGTTTCTTCACCGCAGATGTAAGCGCCGGCGCCACGGTAAACATCAAGATCAAAGTCAAAACCTGAACCCAAAATGTTTTTACCAAGAAGGCCCGCTGCATACGCTTCTTTGATAGCTTTATACAAGCATTCAATCGGGTAAACGTATTCACCACGAACGTAGATATAACCTTTATTAGAACCGATCGCGAAAGCAGAAATAATCATACCTTCGATCAATTGATGAGGAGCGCGCTCCATCATCATACGGTCTTTAAATGTTCCAGGCTCCCCTTCATCGGCGTTGCAAAGAAGGTAACGAGGCTCACCGTTTTTCGGCAAGAATCCCCATTTCATTCCCGTTGGGAAACCCGCGCCACCACGACCGCGAAGACCTGAAGCCTTCACTTCGTCGATGATTTGCTGAGGTTGCATTTTCAAAGCTTTCGGCAAAGTTTCATAACCGCCTTTAGCTTTGTAACCAGCCAAAGTTTGATACTCAGGCAAGTGATAGAATTCTGTAAGTATTTTTACTTCAGCCATTATTTCATACCTCTTAGCAGATTCATCGCTGTCTCTGGAGTGAGTTTCTCATGATAAGTGTCGTTCACTTGCATCATTGGAGCGGTTCCGCAAGAACCCAAGCACTCCACTTTAGAAACTGTGAAACGACCATCTGAAGTCACTTCGTCAAATTTCACGCCCAACTCGTGGCAGATGTGCTTCGCCATCTCACGACCGCCTTCAAGAGCACAGGAAATATTCGTGCACACTTGAACGTGGTATTTACCCACAGGCTTTTGGTTGAACATTGTATAGAATTTGAAAACTTCGTTGATACGAGCTTCAGGAATATCCATCACCTGAGACAAGTGACGGATGATATCCGGAGTGATGAATCCGTTGTTTTCTTTTTGCGCAATATACAAGCTTGGAATGATCGCAGAATCTTTCGCTTCGTAGCGATTGAGTTCTTTTTTTACTTCGGCCAAGCCTTGATCACTTAGTTTAAACATATCTTTCCTTTAGTACTACTCCAGTTGCGCGGCCCGAGGCCGCTCCACTCTGTGACCTACCGGTCCAGCTCGCCAGCGATAAGGTTCATAGATGCTACCGTCGCAATCGCATCCGCAAGCATCGCGCCTTTAACCACAGTCGGGAAAGACTGGTAGATCGCGAAGCATGGTGGACGAACTTTCAAACGGTATGGATTCGCAGAGCCGTCAGACACAAGATAGAAGCCCAACTCACCGTTAGCCACTTCTGTCGCATCGTAAACTTCGCCCACTGGAGGACGAAGACCCTTGATGATCAACATGAAGTGATTCATCAAACCTTCGATGTTTCCGTAAACGTCTTTTTTCTCTGGAAGAACGATGCCTTTGTCGCGGATTGTGTAATCGCCACCAGGAACGTTTTTCGCAACTTGCTCAATGATACGAACAGATTGGCGCATTTCTTCGAAACGAACCAAGTAACGATCGTAGATGTCTCCGGAAGTTC
This region of Bdellovibrio sp. BCCA genomic DNA includes:
- a CDS encoding 2Fe-2S iron-sulfur cluster-binding protein, with protein sequence MPKCTINGKEVEVKEGTSIIEAMQQSGDRIAHYCWHPGLSVAGVCRLCMVEIEGNPRVQIACNTMVTEGMKINNTSEKVRDAVKWGLDFHLINHPLDCPICDQAGECGLQDQYMEYGKYDPEMAEHKQKKHKVVDLGPTVVLDSERCILCSRCVRFTEEVSKTNELGLFNRGDRTEIGTHDGMPLDNKYSLNTVDICPVGALTSKDFRFRQRVWYLKDAETICNGCSTGCNVKVYYNKEGFFRVKPVYNEKVNGYWMCDEGRDIYKFVNREHRLLKAQVRNASGWTEMTAGAAAKNASEVLKNTSGDSLALVLTAQYTVEEFDAIVSTFVNEFKTKKVFFWINNKETFDSFDGLLLRGDKNPNTKGLLKVLEKHGITATWADLSQGIASGSIKTVVVAGPENQVVFPDFAERVKELSKAHNLIWLQAGKNDALMALAGNVWLIPTKTFVEKDGTFINQAGLEQKFKKVTTVVSEALTLTEAALLLAGKNLAIPTTAQPFMPTNQRADQVELEARKKNEFVFRRGSL
- a CDS encoding TMEM175 family protein translates to MTKGRLEAFSDGVLAIIITIMVLELKVPHEGSLEALRPLVPVFCSYVLSFIYVGIYWNNHHNMFHSIQHVNGKVLWANLHLLFWLSLIPVVTAWMGEHPQKNWPVAMYGAVLFFAGIAYYILTRALLSTGKNTEFAKALGTDFKGKISVVIYAIAIALSFWMHWVSYALYIAVACLWFIPDKRFEH
- a CDS encoding NuoI/complex I 23 kDa subunit family protein, whose protein sequence is MSVMQNNSEKSKWYLPGVLGGLSITMKHLLKNLFNQKKMMTLNYPEEKYEYSPRFKGNHVLTVKKDGSLRCTACMLCATNCPAECIKITAAEHNDPSVEKYPISYEIDILRCVFCGFCEEACPVDAIRLGPEWQTPAVNGANFIYDINYLAYRPNLKGGIQTHVDDEERNKAGI
- a CDS encoding complex I 24 kDa subunit family protein, which codes for MFKLSDQGLAEVKKELNRYEAKDSAIIPSLYIAQKENNGFITPDIIRHLSQVMDIPEARINEVFKFYTMFNQKPVGKYHVQVCTNISCALEGGREMAKHICHELGVKFDEVTSDGRFTVSKVECLGSCGTAPMMQVNDTYHEKLTPETAMNLLRGMK
- the nuoF gene encoding NADH-quinone oxidoreductase subunit NuoF — translated: MAEVKILTEFYHLPEYQTLAGYKAKGGYETLPKALKMQPQQIIDEVKASGLRGRGGAGFPTGMKWGFLPKNGEPRYLLCNADEGEPGTFKDRMMMERAPHQLIEGMIISAFAIGSNKGYIYVRGEYVYPIECLYKAIKEAYAAGLLGKNILGSGFDFDLDVYRGAGAYICGEETGMISSLEGLKGQPKLKPPFPAVQGYLRKPTIVNNVETLAAVTYIIKDGAQTYRKHGTEKSAGTKLFSVSGNVMKPGNYEVPLGYPLMDLIMKECGGMKPGRRLKAIIPGGSSAPVLTAEEVAKANLDYESLAGLGTMLGSGAVIVMDDSQCMVDMLGVLTHFYAHESCGQCTPCREGTGWLDKILHSILEGRGRLQDIDLLIKVADNMKGKTICALSDAAALPVLSFVTKFRDEFEFYVREGRSKVKGTTYAEMHH